TAACTGGGATAAAACTTGAGCCGCAGCAAGCAAAGCATTTTGCTGAGCACAAAAAAGTAGAAAGCTTGAGAGAGCACAAGCAAAGCATAAAATAGCAACATGTTTTTCTGATTAAAACAATTGAGATAACCGGCCAGACACAGAGCACCCGGCGCAGCAAAAATCGCTAAAGTCGGCAAAGCCGGCTCCGGAATTCCCTTGACCCAAAAGGCTCTCTTGCTCACGACGAAAAGCAAAACCAGATAGCTTGCCAAAGCAAACCAGAAAGCGGCTTGGCCAACTGTCTGATTGAAGGCTTTGCCGGTGACCGCTGCCACAGCAATTCCAACATAAACAATAAACCAGCTGGGAAACACTTGCTTGATCTCAAATTTAACCACAAACTTCAGCGTAAAACGAATCAACAGAACAAGATGCAGACCAAGACCGATCAGCCACAGCAAAGCAGCAACGCCGGCATGATACGGTTTTAAATAAGCCGCCAGCAGCATCAGACTCATGGAGTAGGTAGGAAATACGGATGCTCCGATGGGTGTATTTAGTTCTTGCATTAATCCAGAAAAATCACTGATGAACTTTGCTGTGCTGAGGAGAAGCAAAATACCGGCTAAGCTGCCGAGTAAATTCCGGTAATTATCGCCATACGATTGTACGAGATTCCCCAATGCGGCCAACGCCAAGCTGACACCGACGATTGGCATCGGTATTTTTTTGAAAAAATCTTTCATTTCGCTTCCGCCTTTACTATTCCGCTTTCAAAACGCCGTCTTCCAGCAAGGCTTTGGCAACCCATGCCGCCACAACACCGGTGATTTTGATACAGTGATTCTTTCTTTCCTCGGATTTAAATTGATCACCGGACCACTCCCGGGTCAGCACGCGGCAGCAAGTTGCCTGATATTCCTGAATAATAAAATCATGCAAGGCTTTGGCTTTTTCAAACATTTTCGGGTTCATCACCTCTCCATGCACGCGGCCATAAACAAGTCCAAGTGCCATTTCTCCGCCTGAGACTGCTCCGCACAAACACTGCGCTTTTCCTAAGCCGATGGGGAAGCCGGACGCCATTTTGACAATTGTATCGGGACATGGCTTGCCAAGAGCATCATTAATTGTCTGCAGTACCGCTTCCGAGCAGAAAAATTCCCCCCGGCGGAAATAACCCTCCGCAGTCTCACGGATCTGATCCAAATATTTTTGTTCTTTCTCTGTCATATCAATTTCCTCTCTTTTTCATAAGCATCTCCGGTCGCAGCAAGCCAAAGACAGGAAAGCACAAATCGAACCAGGCCGCCTGTCTTACTCTGCCGCTGATTTTTTTGCTTTACCGATTCTAAACCAGAATTCGACTGCTGAGTCATCGAATATTCCTTTTTTGATCAAGCAACCATATAGACCAGGTTTATATTCATTGAATTCCGTTTGTTTCGGAGAAAATCCACCGCAACCCTGCGTCATTGATAAGTAATTTTTCTCCATTCTCTCAAAAAAAAAACCTGAGATCCCTCCCCAACGAAGCCGCTGTGATCTTGGGCTGTCCAGCAAAAGGCAGCGGCAAGGAGATAACGGGCCCGCAAAAGTAAAACGATCCTCCCTGCTTTTTTACAGGTTGGATCGCTTTCCGGATCAGTAAATTTTTTATTACGATCTCAGGAGCGAAATCCGGCAAACTTCCAGCAAATTTTCCTTCACCATAAATTCGACATGCATCTGCGCAAATTCAAAAGCATAAATCCGTTGGGGATCCGATTGGTAAGAAGGGCGCGGATCAGCGGCTAAAATGGCAATCAGCGCCTGCCGCTGTTGTTCGGGTACCAACTGCAGCAAAGCATCGGCAAATTTTACCGTCAGTTGATCTGCCTGAACCGGATCAGAAAATCCGCCGCGCGCTTCCGGATGACTGTCCGTATAGCTAAGATAGGGTTTGATGTCATAGATTGGCGTTTGATCAATCAAATCGGCTCCCAAAACATGCAGAATCGGGCCCAGCGTGCTATGCCATTCCACACAGTCCAACTTGACCGAGGAAAGGCCCAGCGCATTGGGGCGGAAAGGAGAACGGGTAGCAAAAACACCCATACGCCGGTTGCCGCCCAGACGAGGCGGCCGCACCGTAGCAGACCACTGTGTCCGCACGTTTTGCGAAAACTGCCAAATTAACCAGAGATGTGAGAAATCAGCCAAGCCGCGGCAGGTATCCGGGTTCCGGTACTTTGGTACAAAGATGATCTCGGATTGGAGGGTTTCCACCAGTCCGCTCTGCCGTGGCACGCCAAACTTACCGGAGAAATCAGACCGGATGTGAGCGATGATTTTTAAAGGCGTCTGCGCGGTTTCGTCTGCTGCCAGGCCCATCGTTTCTTCTTTCTTGTCTTTCTGCATTCTCTACCCTCCCTGTCCGGATTTTCTCTGTTCTGGTGCTTCCCTTACTGTGAACGCCGGCTTTCTGAATGCTGCTTAATTTGACAAACAGGAAGCGATTCCCTGCCTGACTGAGGGGTAATGTCAAACACTTGTGACTGCCTCGACCAAAAAAAGGAGAGCCAGCCGCAGATGGCTCCCCTCCCTGTGTCTCGTCTGATTGCTGTCTATTTGTACAAATCAACCAATTTCAATAAATGTGCATAACGATCGGCAGCTGCTTTTTCGGATTTGGCAAACAGGTCGTCTGCGCGTTCCGGGAAAGCAAGTTTCAGGCTGCTGTAACGGGTTTCGTTATTCAGGAAATTTTGATAAGATCCATCACCCGGCTTGGAAGTCAAGGTAAACGGGTTCTTACCTTCCGCTTTCAGGGCCGGATTGAAGGAGAATAAATTCCAATAACCCGCCTTGACAGCCGCCTTCATTTCATCCTGACAGTGGTTCATGCCGCCCTTGACACCATGCAGCTCGCAGGGCGCATACGCGATGATCAGCGAAGGTCCGTTATAAGCCTCCGCCTCGGCAATCACTTTTACCGCCTGCGCCGGATTGGCGCCGATGGCAATTTGTGCCACATAAACATATCCATAGGTCATGGCAATTTCCGAAAGACTCTTTTTGTTGATTTCTTTGCCGGCTGCGGCAAACTGACATACTTCACCGATATTGGAGGCTTTAGAGGCTTGACCGCCGGTATTGGAATACATTTCGGTATCGAAAACCATTACATTGACATTCTCTCCGGAAGCCAAAACGTGGTCCAAGCCACCGTATCCGATATCATACGCCCAGCCGTCGCCGCCCAGAATCCAGACGGATTTCTTGGCAAGATATTGCTTTTTCTCCAGAATGGCTTTGGTGAAGGGACAGCCGTTGGCGTCCGCTTTTTCCACTTCGGCCAGCAGCGCATCGGCTGCCGCTTTGTTGTCCCTGGTGCTGTCCCTGGTCTCGATAAATTTCGCGTAAGCCGCCTGGAATTCAGCGCTGGATTTTGGCGAAGCCGCCATTTTTTCCAATTGCGCCATCGCTTGATTACGCAAAGTTTTTTGGGCGAGATAAATGCCAAAACCGTGTTCGGCATTGTCTTCAAACAAGGAATTTGCCCAGGCCGGGCCCATTTTCGAATCCTTATTGACGGTATACGGGCTGGTGGCAGCCGGGCCGCCCCAGATGGAAGAACAACCGGTTGCATTGGAAATATACATATGCTCTCCGAAAAGTTGGGTCAAAATACGGGCATAGGAAGTTTCCGCACAACCGGCGCAGCTGCCGGAGAATTCCAGCAGAGGCTGATTGAACTGAGAACCTTTGACCGTGGTATCGGCCGGCATACCGGGTTTCTTGCTGACATTGGCTACCAGATAATCAAAAACCGGCTGCATTTCCGTTTGGCTTTCCTGCGGCACCATTTTAATTGCCTTGGACGGGCAAACGGTAATGCACTCGCCGCAACCCATGCAATCAAGCGGTGAAATACTCATCGTAAACTGATAGTCGCCGGCTTTCGGTTTGGTATTCGCCAATTTGATCTGAGCAGGTGCCGCTTTCACTTCCTCTGCATTGAGCATAAACGGACGAATGGTGGCATGGGAACAGACAAAAGCACAGTTATTGCATTGGATGCAAACCTGCGGATCCCACTCCGGAATCGTCACGGCGATGCCGCGCTTTTCGTAAGCAGAAGCACCCAGTTCAAATTGTCCGGTCTGATAATCCATGAATGCAGAAACAGGCAGACTGTCGCCGTCCATAAGCCCGATGGGTTCTAAAAGATTCTTAACCATCCTGACCGTCTCCGGACGTCCGGTCAGTTCCGCCCTGACAGCATCCGCTTCCGGATTGGCCCAGGCAGCCGGTACTTCCACTTTATGCAGAGCATCGAGTCCGGCGTCAATCGCTTTGTAGTTCATCTCAACAATTGCATCGCCTTTGCTGCCATACGATTTCTTGGCGGCCGCTTTCATATATTCGATGGCCTTTTCAATCGGCATGACATTGGCTAATTTGAAGAAGGCAGATTGCAAAATGGTATTGGTGCGTTTGCCCATGCCGATTTCAATCGCTTTATCAATGGCATTGATCGTATAGACCTGAATCTTGTTGTTCGCAATATATTTCTTGGCTTCGGCATTCAATTTAGCAGCCAGTTCCTCATCAGACCATTGGCAGTTGATCATAAAGATACCGCCGGGTTTGACATCCTGAACCAGCTTATATCCCTGCACAACGTAAGACGGATTATGGCAGGCTACGAAATCAGCCTGACTGATGTAATAGGGACTCTTGATCGGTTGATCGCCAAAACGCAGATGGGAAATGGTGATGCCGCCGGTCTTCTTGGAATCGTATTGGAAGTAAGCTTGAATGAACTTATCGGTATGATCGCCGATGATCTTGATGGAATTTTTATTGGCGCCAACGGTTCCATCCCCGCCCAAACCCCAGAATTTACACTCCACCGTGCCCGGTGCGGAGGTGATCGGTGCCGGTTTGATTTCCGGTAAGCTTAAATTGGTCACATCATCCACAATACCAATTGTAAACCGAGATTTGGGAGCCGTTTTTTCCAGTTCTTTATAGACAGCGAAGACGGAAGACGGCGGTGTATCTTTGGAACCGAGGCCATACCGTCCGCCGGTGATGACAATATCATTTAAGGCAGCTTCGCGCAGGGTGACGGCAACGTCAAGATAGAGCGGATCGCCTAACGAGCCAGGTTCTTTCGTACGATCCAGGATCGCAATCTTTTTCACTGTTTTGGGTAAAACCTTCAGCAGACTGCCGGACACCCAGGGACGATATAAGCGGACTTTGATCAAGCCGACTTTTTCTCCTTTGGCTGTCAGATAATCGATCACTTCTTCAGCCACGTCGCAAATCGAGCCCATGGCAATAATGATGCGGTCTGCCTCGGGAGAACCGTAATAGTTGAATAAATCATAATTCGTACCGAGCTTGGCGTTGACTTTGGCCATATATTTCTCAACGACCGCCGGCAGGTCGTTATAAACTGTATTGCAGGCTTCACGATGCTGGAAGAAAACGTCGCCGTTTTCATGGGAACCGCGCATGGCCGGATGTTCCGGATTCAAAGCGCTGGTTCGGAATGCCTTGACCGCATCCATGTTGCACATATCTTTCAGATCAGCGTAATCCCAGCTTTCGATTTTTTGGATTTCATGCGAAGTCCGAAAACCGTCGAAGAAATTAATGAAGGGAACTTTGCCTTCGATTGCCGACAGATGCGCAACCGGGCTTAAGTCCATGATTTCCTGCGGATTGGTTTCTGCCAGCATGGCAAAACCGGTTTGCCGGCAGGCATATACATCACTGTGATCGCCGAAGATACTCAATGAATGCGTGGCTACCGTACGCGCCGAGACATCAAAAACGCAAGGAAGCTGTTCCGCTGCGATCTTATACATATTGGGAATCATCAGGAGCAAACCTTGCGAAGCGGTAAAGGTTGTGGTAATCGCACCCGCTGCCAAAGAACCGTGCACCGCACCGGCGGCGCCTGCTTCCGACTGCAGCTCAACAACTTTAACCTGATTGCCGAAAATGTTCTCCTGTCCCGCGGCCGACCATTGATCAACAACATCAGCCATCGGACTCGATGGGGTAATCGGATAGATCGCAGCCACATCCGTATACGCATAAGCTACATGCGCAGCGGCGGTGTTGCCATCCATTGATTGTTTGGATCTTGCCATTTTATTTTATTGTCCTCCTCTGTAATGAAAGATTCGTTTCACCTTATTGGCTATGGCGAATTGTATCATTATTTTTAAACTTTGTAAAGGCGCCGCAACGTTTTTGCGCCAAATAAATGCCATTGCTCTCTTTTGTGCCGAATCCTGCCATATTCTTAATTTTTACCTGAAAATCCGAAGCAATACTGGAACATTTTTGACGAAATACAACAGAAAACGCCGGCTTTGCTGCCGGCGACCGTCATTCGCTGCTCTGCATGCCGCAGCGGCCGGCCGCCGTTATTTCGGCAAGGAAATTGCCTCCGCTAACAATTGTCTGACATAGTTTGGGAGGGCAAAAGCGCCTTTGTGGATTTCGGTATTGTAATATCCGGTAGTCAGACCCAGGGCATTCCAGGCGTCTGCGTCCAAATCCGCTACGGGATCCAGTGCCTTGGCCGCAAAGCCAAACAGCCAATGCCCGGAGGCATAGGTTGGAATATGAACCTGGTAGACTTTGGCGACCGCAAAAAATTCGTGGATTCTCTGATGCGCTCTTTGCATCTGTAAGGCATATTGCGGATAAAACGGGCTCTCATGCTGATTGACCAAAATCCCGTTTGGTTTGAGCGCCCGATAACAATTCCGGTAAAAATCCCTGGTGAATAAGCCTTCTCCCGGTCCGATCGGATCGGTACTATCCACGATGATCAAATCGTAACAATCCGTTTTTCCTGCGATGAATTTCAAACCATCCTCAAAATATAACGTGACCCGCCTGTCCTGCAAACCGCCGGTTGAGTTGGGGAAGTATTCCCGGCACACCTCAACCACCAGCGGATCGATTTCTACCATATCGATTTTTTTGATGGAAGCATAGCGCACCAGTTCTCTGACACTACCGCCATCGCCGCCGCCGATCACGAGTACATTTTCAATTTTCGGATTGGTAGCCATCGGAACATGCACAATCATGTCGTGATAGATAAACTCATCTTTTTCCGTAATCATGATCAAGCCATCCAGGGTGAAAAATCTCCCCAGCTGTTTTGATTCGAAAACATCGATTCTCTGAAATTTACTTTGCCCTGCATACAACTGCTTTTCAATCTGGATCGAGAGTTTTACTCCCTCAGCGTGCGTTTCCGAAAACCATAAATCCATTTTTCTCCCCTCCTTACATTGTCAGCTTTTCTTGCTGTAGACATTGCTGCCGCTGAAAATTTCAATCATCTCGCGGCGAAGACTGTTTGCAATGGCCAGGCGTTCCTTGGGAGTATACTCCCGCACATCTTTTTCAAAAAAATAATCCTGCAAGTTCAGTTCCTTGATCATCATTTTGGTGTGAAAAATATTCGCCTGATAAATATTGATATCATAAACATCATATTGCTCCAGAGTTTTTGGATCGATAAAGTCCTGAATGGATGTGATGTCATGATCGATGAAAATTTTACTGCCGTCTTCCTCTCTGGTAAACCCGCGCACACGGTAATCGATGGAAATGATATCCGAATCAAAGCTGCCGATCAGATAATCCAAAGCATTGAGCGGAGAAACCTTACCGCAGGTAGAAACATCAATATCCACCCGAAAGCTGGAAATAGATTGATCGGGATGATATTCCGGATAGGTATGTACGGTAACATGACTCTTGTCCAGATGTCCCAGGACGGTTTTTCCCGTATAAATTAAACCCTGCCCCGCATTGCAGGAAGGATCGATCCGCTCTTTGTCTACCGGTGTTTCTGAAATCAAAACGACGACGCTGGCGCCCTGCGGATCATAATCCTGTTTGGAAATATTCAAAACATTGGCGCCGATGATGCGGGTTACTTCGGTCAGGATCTTGGTCAGCCGTTCCGAATTGAACCATTCGTCCACATAAGCCAGGTAATCGTTCTTATCTTTGGCTCCCTTCGCATAGCAGATATCGTAGATATTAAAGCTTAGAGTTTTGGTAAGATTGTTAAATCCATACAATTTCAGTTTGTTTGACATCGTATACTCCTTTCTGCCACCGCAACCTTGCTACAATCCCGAGCCCGGCGCTTGCTGTTACCGAAGAAATTCTCCATGCCGTTCTCTGTCTTTTTGATGAGCCTGTATGCAGTATATCTTACCATACTATGCAAATATGAACAAGTCTTCTTTCTCCATTCGTTTGATTTTCTGGGAAATCCCCCGCCGCTTGAAAAAGTGCGTCTCTATAATAAAAAAAACCCGCGCTGCAAATGCAGTGAGATTTTTGAAATTTCGCCTTTATTCTTTTCCGATCCTGTTTTTGCCTGCCGCCTCAGCTCTTCGGTTAGTCAGCGCTCCGCAGTTCCTCCGGACGATTTGCTTTCCGGCCGATTATTTTGTAAATCTGCTGCCAATTCTTGACGCGCGTGACATTTACCGGTAAGCTGCCTTGATTGTAATTACAATCAATCAGCAGAACTTCAAAGCCCGAGGATGCCAACTGTATGACATTCTCATAACTGTCTTCAATGAATACATCCGAATGTAACTCGGCCGCTTTGCCCACTTTGTTGGCATGTCCCAATAAAGTAAGGGAATCCAGCGGAATGTTGTTTTTGGCTAACCACTCTGCACTGACTTTGTCCATTTTTGCTTCACGGGCAGTGACAAAATGGATCTTCTGACCCGCATCGTATAACTTATGCACGATCTCCGAGGCTCCCGGCCGCATTTTTGATTCCTGGTGCAGTATTTCGCCATAACGTTGATAAAACTGCTGATAATCCGCTGGCTGCACACCCAAAACCTGAGGAATATCATAAATTGTAATATCGCTCGCTTTCAGATTGGTTTGAAAATAAGCATTGGCTCTTTTCAGCCAGTAATAGGGCTCTGTAACGGTTCCGTCAATGTCAATACATATATTTAATTGTTTGATTCTGTTCACCTCCTTTTCTATGGTTACTATAACACATCATTGTTAAACCCTCAGCACAGAATTGTATTATTTATGTAAAATATTTCGGCTTATTTCTCCCGAAGATATGCCCTCAGCGTCTCGATATCCCGCAAGACCTGCTGCCGCGTCTCCTGCAGGGAAGGAAACTTTTTCGTTTCTCTGAGGTAGCAAAGCAGATATAAGTCTGCCTGTTTCCCCAGTATCTCCTGATCGAAATCAAGAATATAGGTTTCCAGGCTGATTCTCTCCTCGTCATCAACAGAAGGTCGTCTGCCGAAATTGGTCAGGCCCCAATAACAGACCGAATCGATCACAATTTTACTGATATAAACACCCAGTTTCGGCAAATCGGTCTCTGTCTCTCGCCAGGCCAGATTGGCAGTTGGCATTCCTACTTTTCTGCCATTGCCTTTTCCCCTGACAATTTGTCCGGAAAAATGAAAGATCGCTTCCATTCCGTTCCACTCCCTCTTCGATCCGGGTGATTCGCTGCTTTTAGGCCAGCACATCGTGAAATTCCGCATGCTCCGTCAGCATTTTTTGAGCGTATGGACAAAGCGGTATGATTTTCTTGTGCTCTTTCCGGGCAAATTCCACCACTTTTGTCAGCAATTGCAGAGCGATCCCCTGCCCTCGCAGTGACTCGGTTACGAACGTGCGCTCGATGGTGATGAACCCCGGCGCTGTTGTCGGAAAGATAATTTCCGCCAATGTGCTGTTGTTTTCGTCTGTGATGTAGAATCTTGCATCCGCTGCTTGAATCATCATTGTTGATCCTCCCCTTGCCGGCATTTCAACCGGGGAAACAGGCTGAAACGCTAAAGATCTGATCCCCAAAATTCATTTTCCCGCGCTGCGCTCATAATAAAGCCAAAAAGGGAAAAAGGCTGCCGCGAATGCGGTTGCAGTCTTTCCCTCAGCGCTGCATAAAACGGGCTAAAAAATCCTTGGTTTCCTGTTTTTCCGGATGCACAAAAATCTGCTCCGGACTGCCTTCCTCACAAATGATACCTTCGTTCATATAGACGACATGGCTGGCGACATCTTTGGCAAAAGCCATCTCATGGGTGACAATCAGCATGGTCAAACCTTCCTCCGCCAGCGTCCGCATCACGCTGAGCACTTCTCCGACCATCTGCGGATCCAGGGCGGAGGTAGGTTCGTCAAACAGCAAAATTTCAGGCTGCATGGCCAAAGCCCGCGCGATCGCCACCCGCTGTTTCTGGCCGCCGGACAATTGCTTGGGTTTTGCATTGATATAAGGAGACATGCCGACTTTATCAAGATAAACCCGCGCACGCTGATCGGCAGCCTTCTCATCCAGTTTCAGCACCTGCCGCAGACCAACGGTACAGTTTTTTAAAGCCGTCAGATTATTGAATAAGTTAAAACTTTGGAACACCATGCCGACTTTCGCCCGATAGGCCGAAATACCGGTTTGCTGAGTCAGTATATCCTGATCATGAAATAAAATCTGCCCGCCGGTGGGAACCTCCAGCAAATTGATACAGCGCAGCAAGGTGGACTTACCGGAACCGGAGGAGCCGATAATACAAATGACATCACCCATTGCCACAGAAAAATCGATATCGCGCAGTACGATATTGTCTCCGAATTTCTTGGTCAGATGCCGTACTTCCAGAATTTTCTGCCGGCTCAATTGTAATTCGCCTCCTTTTTCCTGGCTTGGAAGCTGTAAAGCCCGCTGGTATGCGCCAAGGTATCCGTAGTGGCTAAATCGTAACTGTCGTCACCGTCCAGGCGGCTTTCCAGGAGTCTGAGCAGCCGTGAGGCTGCCAGCGTCATCACTAAGTAAATGGCCATAATGATAGTTGCGGACTCAAAATACAAATACAAGGCGCCGACCACACTCTTATGCACAAAGAAAAGATCGGTGATACTGATCACGGAAAGCACGGAAGTATCCTTGATATTAATAATAAAGTTATTGCCGATCTGGGGTACGATATTGCGAAAGGCTTGCGGCAATATCACCTGCAGCATCGTCTGAAAGTGGGTCATACCAATTGCCTTGGCGCCTTCCGTTTGACCGGAATCCACCGACAGAATACCGCCGCGTACCGTTTCGGCCATGTAAGCACCGGTATTGATGGATACAATGAAAAATGCCGCGGTCCACATATCCATCGCAATCGAAAATACGATGCGGGCGCCGTAGTAAATGAAGACCGCTTGCACAATCATAGGCGTACCCCGAAACAGCTCGACATAAGCATGCAGGATGAGATTGACAATTTTCAGCAAAATGCGTTTGGGCAAGCGGTCATTCCGGTTGACAGGGATCGTTTGTAGAATTCCCACCGCAAAACCGATCATACAGCCGATCAGTGTGCCGACCAGGGAGATAATCAGCGTGTTACGGGCCCCGATCAGATAGGAGGTATGATACTTGCTCCAGCATTTCACAATGCCAAGCCAAAATTCGGACATAAGAAAGACTCCTTATCAGCTTCTAATCCTGATCAGTTATTCGGAAAGCGGCTGAATGGAAATGGCTTCGTCCATCAGTTGTTCAAAATCGCTGACTGTCATTTTTGCTAAAACACTATTAATCACATCCAGAAGTTCCTTGTTCCCTTTTTTAACGGAAATACCAAGATTGACTTCTTCATCGGACACCTGGAAATTGCCCTCAGTACCGCTAAAATCCAAAGTGATCAGATCATCATAAACTTTTTCCGCAGCCATCGCGGTGGGCAAATCACAGACCACATAATCCACTGCTTTGGATTCCAGGGCGACCAACATGGCAGAGGCAGTCTCCTGAGCGGGGAGAATATTGGCATTGGCAATCTGAGGCAGACAAACATCATACCAAACGGTACCCAACTGAGAAGTCGCGGTGCCGCCCGCTAAATCTGCAATGCTTTTGGCGTTGGCAAAAGCGCCGTCTTTGCTTGTCAGTGTCACAATGGAAGCATAGTAGTAAGGGATAGAAAAATCAACTTGTTCCATGCGCTCGGCCGTAATGGATTGACCGGCAATCACAGCATCCACATCACCGGATTTAAGAGCAGGAATCAAAGAATCCCAATCCAATTTGACAATTTCCAACTGATAACCCAATTTTTCAGCGATTTTCTTTGCCATCATCACATCATAACCGTTGGCATATTGAGAGCTGTCGGCAATTTTCACCGCGTCATGCGTATTCGCGTCCTGAGCCCAGTTGTAAGGCGCATAACTGCACTCCATGGCTACGCGCAGAGTCTTTGTCTGTTCGTTATTGTTGCAGGCGGATACCGCAAACACCAGAAGCAGGAGTACCAGAATCGAACTAATCTTTTTCATTTTTATCATCCTTTCCCTTTATAAAAAAAACACGAGCATTTTCACTTAAGAAAA
The window above is part of the Negativicutes bacterium genome. Proteins encoded here:
- a CDS encoding transporter substrate-binding domain-containing protein, whose protein sequence is MKKISSILVLLLLVFAVSACNNNEQTKTLRVAMECSYAPYNWAQDANTHDAVKIADSSQYANGYDVMMAKKIAEKLGYQLEIVKLDWDSLIPALKSGDVDAVIAGQSITAERMEQVDFSIPYYYASIVTLTSKDGAFANAKSIADLAGGTATSQLGTVWYDVCLPQIANANILPAQETASAMLVALESKAVDYVVCDLPTAMAAEKVYDDLITLDFSGTEGNFQVSDEEVNLGISVKKGNKELLDVINSVLAKMTVSDFEQLMDEAISIQPLSE
- a CDS encoding amino acid ABC transporter permease; this translates as MSEFWLGIVKCWSKYHTSYLIGARNTLIISLVGTLIGCMIGFAVGILQTIPVNRNDRLPKRILLKIVNLILHAYVELFRGTPMIVQAVFIYYGARIVFSIAMDMWTAAFFIVSINTGAYMAETVRGGILSVDSGQTEGAKAIGMTHFQTMLQVILPQAFRNIVPQIGNNFIINIKDTSVLSVISITDLFFVHKSVVGALYLYFESATIIMAIYLVMTLAASRLLRLLESRLDGDDSYDLATTDTLAHTSGLYSFQARKKEANYN